A DNA window from Planctomycetia bacterium contains the following coding sequences:
- a CDS encoding polysaccharide biosynthesis protein CapD — MNSASAHGDRGLQATSKCWWRDRQPTRESIVVSAMLMLLFGCAYLGAFFVRSELLLRASDANTITATIVGVVLVKVLLFYWFGHAHRPWRAARFSDLSRLVRTSSLATLVLVAGNQFGSLASDWLAIPRSVLVLDWAFTILLVGGLQAVVRSLYEEIVPVTPAGNVRSVLIIDGSEDGRALARALEGMRHKRFFVAGLLDDDPQHYGLAVGRARVLGPIGMAPACAERLRIREVIVRQGSIFGSRLRALCDACAVIGVRVSIAENSDPAAGVAGWKTATPRVRDIELRDLLSRPQARLTDRDADVLPFVRGRTVLVTGAGGSIGSEICRQVIRFGPAKLVMVERSEYSLFQIDRELSVSPHVASTRLVPVICDLTNADRIEQVLADHRPDIIVHAAAYKHVPLMELHPIEAIENNSLATATLAELADAQGVGTFVALSTDKAVNPSSVMGASKLVADRFLQAFDGGSRTRFVVVRFGNVLGSSGSAVPIFTDQLSRRSPITITHKEVRRYFMTIDEAAQLVLLAAALADRGGTFVLQMGEAIPIVDLVSSLAFVMDIPPGEVRIEYCGLRPGEKLDEELFFADENREPTANDLVMRATRPPRSLTDVRTWLAELKSVAAAGDQAGALETLMEVVAADCNADERQPADTLANHRSTTSVERSA, encoded by the coding sequence ATGAATTCCGCTTCCGCCCACGGTGACCGCGGCCTGCAGGCAACCTCCAAGTGCTGGTGGCGTGACAGGCAGCCGACCCGAGAGTCGATCGTGGTGTCGGCTATGCTCATGCTGCTCTTCGGCTGTGCCTATCTGGGCGCATTCTTCGTCCGCAGCGAACTTCTCCTCCGTGCCTCCGATGCCAACACGATCACGGCCACGATCGTCGGCGTGGTGCTGGTCAAGGTCCTGCTCTTCTACTGGTTCGGCCACGCCCACCGGCCATGGCGGGCGGCCCGGTTCTCCGATTTGAGCCGCCTGGTGCGCACCAGTTCACTGGCGACGTTGGTCCTCGTCGCCGGGAACCAGTTTGGCAGCCTCGCCTCCGACTGGCTGGCGATCCCGCGCAGCGTGCTCGTGCTCGACTGGGCGTTCACGATCCTCCTCGTCGGCGGGCTGCAGGCGGTCGTGCGCAGCCTCTACGAGGAGATCGTGCCGGTGACCCCCGCCGGGAACGTGCGGAGCGTTCTCATCATCGACGGCTCCGAAGACGGCCGGGCCCTGGCCCGGGCGTTGGAAGGGATGCGTCACAAGCGTTTTTTCGTGGCCGGCCTGCTCGACGACGATCCGCAGCACTACGGTCTCGCCGTCGGTCGCGCCCGCGTGCTCGGCCCGATCGGCATGGCACCTGCCTGTGCCGAGCGGCTGCGGATCCGCGAGGTGATCGTGCGGCAGGGATCGATCTTCGGCAGCCGCCTGCGGGCGCTGTGCGACGCCTGCGCGGTGATTGGTGTGCGGGTCAGCATCGCAGAGAACAGCGATCCGGCAGCAGGTGTCGCCGGCTGGAAGACGGCGACACCGCGGGTCCGAGACATCGAACTGCGGGATCTGCTGTCGCGTCCACAGGCCCGGCTCACCGACCGCGATGCCGACGTGCTCCCCTTCGTCCGGGGCAGGACCGTCCTGGTGACGGGTGCCGGCGGGTCGATCGGATCGGAGATCTGCCGGCAGGTCATCCGGTTCGGGCCGGCGAAACTCGTGATGGTGGAGCGATCGGAATACAGTCTGTTTCAGATCGACCGTGAACTGTCCGTCAGCCCCCACGTGGCCTCGACCCGCCTCGTGCCGGTGATCTGCGACCTCACCAACGCCGATCGCATCGAGCAGGTGCTCGCCGACCATCGACCCGACATCATCGTGCATGCGGCTGCCTACAAGCACGTGCCGCTGATGGAGTTGCACCCCATCGAGGCGATCGAGAACAACTCGCTGGCCACCGCCACCCTCGCGGAACTGGCCGACGCCCAGGGCGTGGGCACGTTCGTGGCGCTTTCCACCGACAAGGCCGTCAATCCCTCGAGCGTGATGGGCGCCTCGAAACTCGTTGCCGACCGGTTTCTGCAGGCATTCGATGGCGGGTCGCGGACACGATTCGTGGTCGTCCGCTTCGGCAACGTCCTCGGATCGAGCGGCAGCGCGGTCCCGATCTTCACGGACCAACTCTCCCGCCGCAGCCCGATCACGATCACGCACAAGGAGGTGCGCCGATACTTCATGACGATCGACGAGGCGGCCCAACTGGTGCTCCTCGCCGCCGCGCTGGCTGACCGGGGCGGCACGTTCGTGCTGCAGATGGGGGAGGCGATCCCGATCGTGGACCTCGTCAGCAGTCTGGCGTTCGTGATGGACATCCCTCCCGGGGAGGTACGAATCGAGTACTGTGGCCTGCGGCCAGGCGAAAAACTGGACGAGGAGCTGTTTTTCGCGGACGAGAACCGGGAGCCGACCGCCAACGACCTGGTGATGCGGGCCACGCGACCGCCGCGGTCGCTCACGGACGTGCGCACGTGGCTGGCCGAGCTCAAGAGCGTGGCTGCCGCCGGCGATCAGGCCGGCGCCCTCGAGACCTTGATGGAAGTTGTCGCCGCGGACTGCAATGCCGACGAACGACAGCCGGCGGATACCCTGGCGAATCATCGGTCCACGACCAGCGTGGAGCGGTCGGCATGA
- a CDS encoding antitermination factor NusG — MRGWLLPPRSTESAPPIMPILPKQRDTFPADLLDGPGPDTGHWVAFYTLARREKDLMRRLEASGISFYAPMIRRRLRSAGGRTRSSFVPLFPGYVFSRVDDEQRRGALATNTIARWIPIADERMLVEDLLAIKRLIDTDRPLTPEARLEAGQLVRICSGPLRGLEGTVVRRHGEERLVVAVRFLNQGASIELEDVDLERL; from the coding sequence ATGCGGGGCTGGCTGCTGCCACCCAGGAGCACGGAGTCCGCGCCACCCATCATGCCCATCCTGCCCAAGCAGCGCGACACCTTCCCTGCGGACCTTCTCGATGGTCCCGGACCTGACACCGGGCACTGGGTCGCCTTCTACACCCTGGCCCGCCGCGAGAAGGATCTGATGCGTCGGCTCGAGGCCAGTGGCATTTCCTTCTATGCTCCCATGATCCGTCGCCGCCTGCGTTCCGCCGGCGGCCGGACGCGGTCCTCGTTCGTTCCGCTTTTCCCAGGCTACGTATTCTCCCGCGTGGACGACGAGCAGCGCCGGGGGGCACTCGCCACCAACACGATCGCCCGCTGGATTCCGATCGCCGACGAGCGAATGCTTGTGGAAGACCTGCTGGCGATCAAGCGGCTCATCGACACCGATCGGCCGCTGACTCCGGAAGCCCGGCTCGAAGCCGGGCAGTTGGTTCGGATCTGCAGCGGCCCGCTTCGCGGCCTGGAAGGCACGGTGGTCCGCAGGCACGGCGAAGAGCGGCTCGTGGTGGCGGTCAGATTCCTGAACCAAGGCGCATCGATCGAACTCGAGGACGTCGATCTCGAGCGGCTGTAG